From one Leptospira noumeaensis genomic stretch:
- a CDS encoding response regulator: MVPSSIDQLIQEVESQVTDVSKDGKVYKIVMVDDIKSISSSMKRELSFVARKLDNVKLSIVDIQDPEIAYEYLQKSRPDLLISDVKMPYLTGDKLVEAVKKLYPDLPVIVVTGFATKENILSVYKSDKNSIILSKPWEPERLVGAVNQMLGTNFQWND, translated from the coding sequence ATGGTTCCGAGTAGTATAGACCAATTGATACAAGAAGTAGAGTCGCAGGTAACTGACGTGTCAAAAGACGGGAAAGTTTATAAAATAGTTATGGTTGATGATATCAAATCCATTTCATCTTCCATGAAACGAGAGTTAAGCTTTGTTGCTCGTAAATTAGACAATGTTAAATTGTCTATTGTAGACATCCAGGATCCAGAAATTGCATATGAATACCTGCAAAAAAGTAGACCTGATCTTCTCATTTCTGATGTTAAGATGCCGTACCTAACGGGTGATAAGTTAGTGGAAGCGGTAAAGAAACTTTATCCTGATTTACCGGTGATTGTGGTGACTGGGTTTGCCACAAAAGAAAATATTCTTTCTGTTTATAAATCGGATAAAAACAGTATCATTTTATCGAAGCCCTGGGAACCGGAGAGGCTTGTTGGTGCCGTGAACCAAATGTTGGGAACGAACTTTCAGTGGAACGACTGA
- the recA gene encoding recombinase RecA yields MKKEKADKAQEKETDQRKQAIDAALGQIEKQFGKGSIMRLGADTRMAEMNVVSTGSLDLDIALGIGGFPSGRILEIYGPESSGKTTLTLSAIAETQKKGGIAAFIDAEHALDPAYAKKLGVNVDDLLVAQPDNGEEALEICESLVRSNAIDLIVIDSVAALVPKAEIEGDMGDSHMGLQARLMSQALRKLTGTISKSNTTVIFINQIRMKIGVMFGSPETTTGGNALKFYASIRLDIRRIETLKEKEEPVGNRVRVKVVKNKCAPPFRQAEFDIMYATGINKESSLIDLAVRHDLVGKAGSWYSYNGEKIGQGKEQVRNFFLENPDIAFKIENQVRDLNGLPLVDQAKIQTREVKSIERDPKETKETKSKQPVSFSTEADGDVAVGE; encoded by the coding sequence ATGAAAAAAGAGAAAGCTGACAAGGCTCAAGAAAAAGAAACCGACCAAAGAAAGCAGGCCATTGACGCTGCCCTAGGCCAAATCGAAAAACAATTCGGTAAGGGTTCCATTATGCGCCTTGGTGCAGATACACGTATGGCTGAAATGAACGTGGTATCCACAGGTTCTTTGGATCTAGACATCGCCTTGGGGATTGGCGGATTTCCTTCTGGTAGAATTCTTGAAATCTACGGACCAGAATCTTCTGGTAAAACCACACTCACTCTTTCTGCGATCGCAGAAACGCAAAAAAAAGGAGGCATTGCTGCCTTTATCGATGCGGAACACGCTCTCGATCCTGCTTATGCTAAAAAATTGGGAGTCAATGTAGACGACCTACTCGTGGCCCAACCTGACAATGGAGAAGAAGCACTAGAAATTTGTGAATCTCTCGTTCGCTCCAATGCAATCGATCTCATTGTCATCGACTCTGTGGCTGCTCTTGTTCCGAAAGCCGAGATTGAAGGTGATATGGGAGATTCTCATATGGGTTTGCAAGCGCGACTCATGTCCCAGGCCCTTCGTAAACTCACAGGAACCATTTCCAAATCCAATACCACAGTTATCTTTATCAACCAAATCCGTATGAAGATTGGAGTGATGTTTGGAAGTCCAGAAACCACTACAGGTGGTAATGCATTAAAATTCTATGCATCCATCCGATTGGACATTCGTCGTATCGAAACTCTGAAAGAAAAAGAAGAACCTGTAGGTAACCGCGTTCGAGTGAAAGTGGTGAAAAACAAATGCGCTCCTCCTTTCCGACAAGCAGAGTTTGACATCATGTATGCAACCGGAATCAACAAAGAAAGTTCCCTCATTGATCTTGCCGTTCGCCATGACCTCGTGGGAAAAGCGGGATCTTGGTATTCCTATAACGGAGAGAAGATCGGGCAAGGAAAAGAACAAGTCAGAAATTTCTTTCTCGAAAACCCAGACATCGCATTTAAAATTGAGAACCAAGTTCGGGATCTCAATGGACTTCCTTTGGTAGACCAAGCAAAGATCCAAACCAGAGAAGTAAAATCCATTGAAAGGGATCCAAAAGAAACTAAAGAAACAAAATCAAAACAACCTGTTAGTTTCTCAACCGAAGCAGACGGAGACGTGGCAGTCGGAGAATAA
- the xerA gene encoding site-specific tyrosine recombinase/integron integrase, with the protein MTLPALEVQIPDHFPQAMVELFRSYRTYLKIEKNYSEHTLFAYLRDLKFFFEFCLKEEIDILTVDVLDVRAYFADLKSTKKQDKRTQSRKLSSLRTFYKFLFREEKIGANPILQVSFPKTKKKLPKNFTPIETEDILDYEDGEKAEVLGKRDKAIVEVLYSTGLRVFELVNAKLSDLNHELTSLKVMGKRRKERFVFIGEEAQNALREYLDERGTTGPEEIFLNQRGGKLTTRGIRYILSERRSVMGMEKAITPHKFRHTFATDLLNAGADIRAVQELLGHASLSSTQVYLSVSRDRLKEVYRNAHPHAKK; encoded by the coding sequence ATGACCCTGCCAGCTCTTGAAGTCCAAATCCCCGACCATTTTCCCCAAGCCATGGTTGAACTTTTTCGCAGTTATCGAACCTATCTCAAAATTGAAAAAAACTATTCGGAACATACATTATTTGCCTATTTACGAGATTTGAAATTTTTCTTTGAGTTTTGTTTGAAAGAGGAAATCGACATTCTGACAGTCGATGTTTTGGATGTAAGGGCTTACTTTGCTGATTTAAAATCCACGAAAAAACAAGATAAACGAACTCAGAGTCGCAAACTTTCTTCGCTTCGCACTTTTTATAAATTTTTATTCCGCGAAGAAAAGATTGGTGCCAATCCCATCTTACAAGTGAGTTTTCCCAAAACAAAAAAGAAGTTACCAAAAAACTTCACACCCATCGAAACAGAAGACATCCTTGATTATGAAGATGGTGAAAAAGCAGAAGTGCTTGGAAAGAGGGATAAAGCCATCGTCGAAGTTTTGTATAGTACAGGCCTTCGTGTATTTGAGTTAGTCAATGCCAAGTTAAGTGATCTCAATCATGAATTAACTTCCCTCAAAGTGATGGGGAAACGTCGCAAAGAACGTTTTGTATTTATTGGTGAGGAAGCACAAAATGCACTCCGTGAATACTTAGACGAAAGAGGGACTACTGGACCGGAAGAAATTTTTCTAAACCAACGAGGCGGAAAACTAACGACACGTGGAATTCGTTATATTCTTTCGGAACGGAGGTCGGTGATGGGAATGGAAAAAGCCATCACTCCTCATAAATTTCGCCATACCTTCGCAACTGATCTTTTGAATGCTGGTGCTGACATTCGCGCCGTACAAGAGTTACTTGGTCATGCTTCTTTGTCTTCTACACAAGTGTATTTGAGTGTTTCAAGAGACCGGTTGAAGGAAGTGTATCGGAATGCTCATCCGCACGCGAAGAAGTAG
- a CDS encoding TetR/AcrR family transcriptional regulator — protein sequence MVLAFLSEFESKDFDSIKIKNLCEIAEVSEPTFYNYFSEKGDLLLHYIQIWGLQVSAFAKEMKLSESGWGLLSALFRYTAKESKKNPRILLEIISFQAKNKRTLKQSKLTGAERVLLFPNTAGIEELNADGVEGIIQNALSIAAKNGELSESTDWKSFGMVLGSCFFGVPILAFQLNQNLEKLWLDSLSYLWRGAGGITKE from the coding sequence TTGGTTTTAGCCTTCCTGTCGGAGTTTGAATCCAAGGATTTCGATTCCATAAAAATCAAAAACCTCTGTGAAATCGCTGAAGTGTCAGAACCAACGTTTTACAATTATTTTTCAGAGAAGGGTGATTTACTCCTCCATTACATTCAGATTTGGGGTTTGCAAGTCTCAGCATTTGCTAAAGAGATGAAGTTGTCCGAATCTGGGTGGGGGTTACTCTCTGCATTATTTCGATATACGGCAAAAGAATCCAAAAAAAATCCCCGAATCTTACTCGAGATTATTTCGTTCCAAGCAAAAAATAAAAGAACATTAAAACAATCTAAATTAACTGGCGCGGAACGTGTGTTACTTTTTCCAAACACTGCAGGTATCGAAGAATTGAATGCCGATGGTGTGGAGGGGATCATTCAAAATGCATTATCCATTGCTGCTAAAAATGGGGAACTTTCCGAATCTACTGATTGGAAATCCTTTGGTATGGTTTTGGGATCTTGTTTTTTTGGTGTTCCTATCTTAGCGTTCCAACTAAATCAAAACTTGGAAAAACTTTGGTTAGATTCTCTCTCTTATTTGTGGAGAGGCGCTGGTGGAATTACCAAAGAGTAA
- a CDS encoding nitrilase-related carbon-nitrogen hydrolase, translated as MNYLNQKWFLLSIGGVFIGFTGMNWNIPIFAWIAMVPFLRYVRLGHSVWILLFSLIFIQILSTMRIVSEPFHLWIAIISGIQGGIVFTILLWIWNWLRIQFSGQISSILCFAFLFTIVEWIGGYSSGLGVWGMFANSQLNNLIVLQSASLFGATGISFIIYLVGGSIEESLSDFISNSELSKNSAYFLFTCFLLIVGVYFYGAIRLTVPIEGKSIKVGTVTSKMEIQNIWNNPIQNQMNTELVLSRTKQAADEGAKVVVWNEGAVIVNRNEEESFLTKVSHLAKTKQIEIIAAYVVPIKEKEFFLDNQFRWIGKDGSTRQIYFKQFIPPGEPVSIIPSEIKVIDVDGIKMSAAICYDFDSLKLTQKHAELGTAISFIAASDWKGINPFHTEMAALRGIENGTAIVRSTRGGLSGIYDAYGRTKGTLDYYEENDGVLVASVPIVPVFTLYRKFGNWVVGLGILYFLFSGILILVFVLKSRN; from the coding sequence ATGAATTATTTAAATCAAAAATGGTTTTTGTTATCTATCGGAGGTGTTTTCATCGGATTCACCGGTATGAATTGGAATATTCCTATCTTTGCTTGGATAGCCATGGTTCCATTTTTAAGATACGTCCGACTTGGTCATTCCGTATGGATCCTTCTGTTTTCATTAATATTCATCCAAATTCTTTCTACGATGCGTATTGTATCGGAACCATTTCATCTTTGGATTGCGATCATTTCGGGAATTCAAGGAGGGATTGTTTTTACAATTTTACTTTGGATATGGAATTGGCTCCGAATCCAATTTTCTGGTCAAATATCATCCATTCTCTGTTTCGCTTTTTTATTTACCATCGTTGAATGGATCGGTGGTTATAGTTCTGGTCTCGGCGTTTGGGGGATGTTTGCCAATAGCCAATTAAACAATTTGATTGTATTACAATCGGCATCATTATTTGGAGCTACTGGAATTAGTTTTATCATTTATTTGGTAGGTGGAAGTATTGAAGAGTCCTTGTCCGATTTTATCTCTAATTCCGAGTTATCAAAAAATTCGGCCTACTTTCTTTTCACCTGTTTTTTGTTAATCGTCGGAGTCTATTTTTACGGTGCCATTCGGCTCACCGTTCCGATTGAGGGAAAAAGTATTAAAGTCGGGACAGTGACATCCAAAATGGAAATCCAAAATATTTGGAATAATCCCATTCAAAATCAAATGAATACAGAACTTGTTTTATCTAGAACCAAACAAGCAGCAGATGAGGGTGCAAAGGTAGTTGTTTGGAACGAAGGAGCAGTGATTGTAAATCGCAATGAAGAGGAATCTTTTTTGACAAAGGTATCCCATTTAGCAAAAACCAAACAAATCGAAATCATCGCTGCCTATGTTGTTCCAATAAAGGAAAAAGAATTTTTTTTGGACAATCAGTTTCGTTGGATCGGTAAGGATGGATCCACTCGTCAAATTTATTTCAAACAATTCATTCCTCCCGGGGAACCTGTTTCCATAATTCCATCTGAAATTAAAGTGATCGATGTCGACGGCATTAAAATGTCAGCAGCAATCTGTTATGATTTTGATAGTCTCAAACTAACTCAGAAACATGCGGAATTAGGAACAGCCATTAGTTTCATTGCCGCCTCCGACTGGAAAGGAATCAATCCATTCCATACGGAAATGGCAGCCCTTCGCGGGATTGAAAACGGAACCGCTATTGTTCGTTCCACTCGTGGTGGTCTGTCCGGTATTTATGATGCATATGGTCGAACAAAAGGAACCCTCGATTACTACGAAGAAAATGATGGAGTGCTGGTCGCTTCCGTGCCGATTGTCCCTGTTTTTACCTTATACAGGAAATTTGGAAATTGGGTTGTTGGCCTAGGGATTCTTTATTTTTTATTTTCTGGGATTTTAATTCTGGTTTTTGTACTAAAATCCAGGAACTAA